The following are from one region of the Paenibacillus sabinae T27 genome:
- a CDS encoding ABC transporter permease — protein MLVNKAVTERTAAEASRLEWLSRRHEEFKRAKRFRNRAVLAVQGSLLVLFFALWEAAARQGWIDRLLFSYPSKVFRQIYANMADGSLWHHLGITLGETATGFVLGTLLGTLLAVAIWWSPFLSAVLDPYMVVFNSMPKVALGPIFIVMFGAGFISIVVTTLSITIIVTTLVVYNSFCGVDPNLVKVVRSFGADKRQVFFKVILPASFPAIVSTLKVNVGMSWVGVIVGEFLVAKSGLGYLIIYGFQVFNFTLVMSSLIIIAFVATAMYQLVVYIEKVLLSRR, from the coding sequence GGCTGAGCCGCCGCCATGAGGAATTCAAGCGGGCGAAACGCTTTCGGAATCGAGCTGTGTTAGCCGTGCAGGGAAGCCTGCTTGTGCTGTTCTTTGCGCTGTGGGAGGCCGCCGCAAGACAGGGCTGGATCGACCGGCTGCTGTTCAGCTATCCGTCCAAAGTATTTAGGCAGATCTACGCGAATATGGCTGACGGCAGCCTGTGGCATCATTTGGGGATTACTCTGGGCGAGACGGCTACCGGCTTCGTGCTGGGAACGCTGCTTGGCACGCTGCTGGCCGTCGCCATCTGGTGGTCGCCCTTTTTGTCGGCGGTGCTTGATCCTTATATGGTCGTATTCAACAGCATGCCGAAGGTGGCTCTCGGGCCTATTTTTATAGTCATGTTCGGAGCCGGTTTCATTTCCATCGTCGTCACGACACTTTCGATAACGATTATCGTCACGACGCTTGTTGTTTACAACAGCTTTTGCGGAGTGGACCCCAATCTGGTCAAAGTGGTCCGGTCGTTCGGCGCGGACAAGAGGCAGGTATTTTTCAAGGTGATTCTGCCCGCCTCGTTTCCCGCCATCGTCTCCACCCTGAAGGTGAATGTCGGCATGTCATGGGTTGGCGTTATAGTAGGCGAGTTTCTGGTTGCGAAATCGGGTCTCGGTTATCTCATTATATACGGCTTTCAAGTGTTCAATTTTACGCTCGTGATGTCCAGCCTGATCATTATCGCTTTTGTCGCCACCGCCATGTACCAGCTGGTTGTCTATATCGAGAAAGTGCTGCTGTCCCGGCGGTAG